The Gloeocapsa sp. DLM2.Bin57 genome has a segment encoding these proteins:
- a CDS encoding DMT family transporter: MKPSQQKVIIILGCGVLAVSTSAIFIRLALVAATTTGVGFSLFLAATRLNLAALLLIPTYSTWNRSELTRKGIYYAALAGLCLALHFAFWITSLSFTSIAASTTLVTTNPLWIAIISWLCYQEKPNQKTSLGIVLAIAGGIMISLSNPESNPEIIPKPWLGNLLALLGSFMASLYLLSGRIAQTQGLTTQAYIAIAYSTAALILLPLPLLWGESYFNHPQIIYLYSLLMAIFPQLIGHTSFNWAMRHFSATLVSLVILLEPVGSTILGLIFLGETPANLVILGGLIILSGVALAIIH; this comes from the coding sequence ATGAAACCTTCTCAACAGAAAGTTATTATTATACTAGGTTGTGGTGTCTTAGCGGTTTCTACCTCAGCTATTTTTATTCGTTTAGCTTTAGTTGCAGCTACGACAACAGGAGTAGGATTTAGTTTATTTCTAGCCGCTACTCGTCTTAATTTAGCAGCCTTACTCCTGATACCTACTTATTCTACCTGGAATCGCAGTGAGTTAACTAGAAAAGGGATATATTATGCAGCTTTAGCGGGATTATGTTTAGCTTTACATTTTGCTTTTTGGATAACTTCTTTATCCTTTACCTCGATCGCAGCTTCAACTACCCTAGTTACCACTAATCCCCTTTGGATAGCGATCATTAGTTGGTTATGTTATCAAGAAAAACCTAATCAAAAAACCAGTTTAGGGATAGTTTTAGCGATCGCGGGTGGAATCATGATCAGTTTGAGTAACCCCGAATCTAACCCTGAGATTATCCCCAAACCCTGGTTAGGTAACTTACTAGCTTTACTAGGTTCTTTTATGGCTAGTTTATACTTATTATCAGGTAGAATAGCTCAAACTCAAGGATTAACTACTCAAGCTTATATCGCGATCGCCTATAGTACAGCAGCCTTAATTCTCTTACCCTTACCCTTACTATGGGGAGAAAGTTACTTTAATCACCCGCAAATTATTTACTTATATAGCTTACTGATGGCTATTTTTCCCCAATTAATCGGACATACTAGCTTTAATTGGGCGATGAGACATTTTTCTGCTACTCTAGTCTCTCTAGTTATTTTACTAGAACCAGTGGGTTCAACTATTTTAGGTTTAATTTTTTTAGGAGAAACACCCGCGAACTTGGTAATATTAGGAGGGCTAATCATTTTATCAGGAGTAGCTTTAGCTATCATACACTAG
- a CDS encoding DUF1823 family protein has translation MFELPPLNQETILNILSEEIDDLTVNRLVWYYLGYRYQPDTDTWNNSLVPEHWRQEYPEPPDFIANRPPVVKLTRSIPAENKQLLKEELGFKGYKVGEFGPRQTRRATMANWLLSYLKSQTAS, from the coding sequence ATGTTTGAGTTACCACCTCTTAACCAAGAGACTATTTTAAATATACTTTCAGAAGAGATTGATGATTTGACGGTTAATCGTTTGGTTTGGTATTATCTAGGTTATCGTTATCAACCCGATACTGATACTTGGAATAATAGTTTAGTTCCCGAACATTGGCGTCAAGAATATCCCGAACCTCCTGATTTTATCGCTAATCGTCCTCCTGTAGTTAAATTAACTCGTTCTATCCCTGCTGAAAATAAGCAACTTCTTAAGGAAGAATTAGGCTTCAAAGGGTATAAAGTAGGTGAATTTGGACCTAGACAAACTCGTCGGGCGACTATGGCTAATTGGTTATTAAGTTATCTTAAAAGTCAAACTGCCTCATGA
- the bioF gene encoding 8-amino-7-oxononanoate synthase, which produces MTNRGYDWLAKSLTTIHKANWYRSVTAYEGKAGTIVSCGDAELINFASNNYLGLAGSDRLITAAVEATKKYGTGSTGSRLLTGHRIIHQQLEAKLASLKGTEDALVFSSGYLANLGVITAIVGEKDLIVADEYNHSSLKQGAKLSRAKVYNYSHNNILELAQYLYQERHKHRRCLIITDTVFSMDGDLCQLPQLVNLAETYDAMLLVDEAHATGVIGKTGAGCVEYFNCRGKEIIQVGTLSKALGSLGGYVAGSSILIDFLRNRAATWIYTTGLSPGDTAAALAAIEIITTEPGIRESLWQNVTYLNNQLTKHSLNCLPTQSPIICLPCSNPQQALQIAAKLREAGILAPAIRPPTVPTSRIRFSVMATHKQEHLDRLVHICTMIID; this is translated from the coding sequence ATGACTAATCGAGGTTATGATTGGTTAGCAAAATCCCTAACAACTATTCATAAAGCTAATTGGTATCGTTCTGTCACTGCTTATGAAGGGAAAGCAGGTACAATAGTTAGTTGTGGAGATGCTGAGTTAATCAATTTTGCCAGTAATAATTATTTAGGTTTAGCCGGAAGCGATCGCTTAATTACTGCTGCTGTTGAAGCGACCAAAAAGTATGGCACTGGTAGTACTGGTTCACGTTTACTAACAGGACATCGAATTATCCACCAACAGTTAGAAGCAAAACTAGCTAGCTTAAAAGGTACAGAAGACGCACTCGTTTTTAGTTCGGGTTATCTAGCTAACTTAGGGGTAATTACCGCTATAGTTGGGGAAAAAGACTTAATTGTAGCTGATGAGTATAACCACTCTAGTCTTAAACAAGGTGCTAAACTTAGTCGAGCTAAAGTTTATAACTATAGCCATAATAATATTCTGGAGTTAGCCCAATATCTGTATCAAGAAAGACATAAACATCGTCGTTGTTTAATCATCACTGATACCGTCTTCAGTATGGATGGTGATTTATGTCAACTACCTCAGTTGGTTAATCTAGCTGAAACTTACGACGCTATGTTATTAGTAGATGAAGCTCACGCGACAGGAGTAATAGGTAAAACAGGTGCAGGTTGTGTAGAATATTTTAACTGTAGGGGTAAAGAAATTATACAAGTAGGGACACTTAGTAAAGCTTTAGGGAGTTTAGGTGGTTATGTCGCGGGTAGTTCCATCCTAATCGATTTTTTACGCAATCGTGCAGCTACCTGGATTTATACCACTGGTTTATCTCCAGGGGATACAGCTGCAGCTTTAGCTGCTATAGAAATTATTACCACAGAACCAGGCATCAGAGAGAGTTTATGGCAAAATGTGACTTATCTTAACAATCAACTAACCAAACATTCTCTTAATTGCTTACCAACTCAATCCCCGATTATTTGTTTACCTTGTTCCAATCCTCAACAAGCTTTACAAATAGCTGCTAAACTTAGGGAAGCAGGAATTTTAGCCCCTGCTATTCGTCCTCCTACTGTACCTACTAGTCGTATCCGTTTTTCAGTAATGGCGACACATAAACAGGAACATTTAGACAGGTTAGTGCATATCTGCACAATGATCATAGATTGA
- a CDS encoding phosphoglucomutase/phosphomannomutase family protein produces MNLTINPIKFGTDGWRGIIALDFTFERVATLAPIAAKVLATETPNSSLIIIGYDRRFLAQQFAEIAAEAVQEAGFDVLLANDYAPTPAFSWAAQQFNALGALVLTASHNPAQYLGLKVKGAFGGSVSPKVTQKIEALLTQPSTPSTTKGTRELFDPWYGYCQALRPKVNLELIQNALKNGKMTVYADVMHGAAATGLTRLLPEVTELNTTTDAYFGGFSPEPLPHNLTTLLETIKAESLKNTGILTGLAFDGDSDRIAAVDGQGNFLSSQVLIPILIHHLAKTRGWSGEVVKTISGSDLIPLLTKSYNLPLFETPVGYKYIAERMLTSQVLIGGEESGGIGYGNHIPERDALLSALYVLEAIATSELDLGDYYRKLQAEVDFYSSYDRIDLTLKNMEAREKVLATLTNQPPTIIADQKVIDCLSIDGYKLRLEDGSWLLIRFSGTEPLLRLYCEAKDQIRVQAILTWAKNWATSLV; encoded by the coding sequence ATGAACTTGACTATAAATCCGATTAAATTTGGTACGGATGGTTGGAGAGGTATAATCGCTCTTGATTTTACCTTTGAACGCGTAGCTACCCTCGCACCTATAGCAGCTAAAGTATTAGCTACAGAAACCCCTAACTCTTCTCTGATTATTATTGGTTACGATCGCCGTTTCTTAGCTCAACAATTCGCCGAAATAGCCGCAGAGGCAGTGCAAGAGGCAGGCTTTGATGTCCTATTAGCTAATGACTACGCCCCTACACCCGCTTTTAGTTGGGCAGCTCAACAATTTAACGCACTAGGCGCACTAGTTTTAACCGCTAGTCATAATCCAGCTCAATACCTGGGATTAAAGGTAAAAGGGGCTTTTGGAGGATCTGTCTCCCCCAAGGTAACCCAGAAAATAGAAGCTTTATTAACTCAACCATCAACCCCAAGCACAACTAAAGGAACTAGAGAATTATTCGACCCCTGGTACGGTTATTGTCAAGCTCTACGCCCCAAAGTTAACCTAGAATTGATTCAAAATGCCCTCAAAAATGGTAAAATGACTGTCTATGCAGATGTCATGCACGGTGCTGCAGCTACAGGGTTAACTAGATTACTACCAGAAGTAACCGAACTGAACACCACGACAGACGCTTATTTTGGGGGATTTTCCCCCGAGCCTTTACCCCATAACCTAACTACTCTGCTAGAAACTATTAAAGCAGAAAGTCTAAAAAATACGGGAATACTCACAGGTTTGGCTTTTGATGGAGATAGCGATCGCATCGCTGCTGTAGATGGTCAAGGTAATTTCCTCAGTTCCCAAGTACTTATACCTATTCTAATCCACCACCTAGCTAAAACTCGCGGTTGGAGTGGAGAAGTGGTTAAAACCATCAGTGGCTCTGATTTGATCCCTCTGTTAACTAAATCCTACAATCTACCTCTTTTTGAGACACCTGTCGGTTATAAGTATATCGCTGAGCGCATGCTTACTAGTCAAGTTTTGATTGGGGGAGAAGAATCAGGAGGAATTGGCTATGGCAATCATATACCAGAACGAGATGCTCTCTTATCTGCTCTCTATGTTCTCGAAGCGATCGCTACCTCAGAATTGGACTTAGGCGACTATTACCGTAAACTACAAGCAGAGGTTGATTTCTACTCTAGTTATGATCGTATTGATTTAACCCTTAAAAATATGGAAGCTAGAGAAAAAGTACTAGCAACCCTAACTAATCAACCACCCACAATTATCGCAGACCAAAAAGTAATCGATTGTCTCAGCATCGATGGCTATAAATTACGTCTAGAAGATGGTAGTTGGTTATTAATTCGTTTTAGTGGGACTGAACCCCTATTAAGATTATACTGTGAAGCTAAAGACCAAATTAGGGTACAAGCAATTCTTACTTGGGCCAAAAATTGGGCTACTTCTCTAGTCTAG